A single Micromonospora sp. CCTCC AA 2012012 DNA region contains:
- a CDS encoding LppU/SCO3897 family protein, which translates to MTSEAPHRPGQEPGEVSPGAGGPAPYGDRPAHQDNGYPAAPDLGWAPPPPTGRATPPAPAWGPDEQSGAPAWGQQADQPATATWGAAPAPSQGEPGGWNPPANPPRPTWTGREQSGPAWADAPQGDQSPPAWSTPHEQPGAAWAGAPAEQPGAAWAGAAGGPGEQFRPDRAQAGETGARGAAQVPAPAPQQQDEPARGWNGASQQDEPARSGGWQPTAEGQDDHSGGWPVGAAAQPQDGPARPVAWPVGGDQPDWPQQGGQGWAQAGEPAARGAAQVPAPAVQPHEAWATPTPQQQEDPARSGGWAAGTPARQDDGDRAWNPGAGHEQDESVRSGGWEAAAATPRDDDPDRSGGWAAGRAAARVEQQPSWGAPENSPPAQGWNDAPQQQERPTPDWADQDEPAQSGGWAAAAVPAREERPEADGWTPPGNARASASVPAGDAPPAWAPAPDAEAPQWNRPERPAVPEGEPWSPEEVWGRAAEAEPAPAEATGWDQGRAEEPAPYQPTLGPGISPANAVPLPRQEQRVPGASLAAAPPADYAPPAQFGPAEHGGAPQAYEPQQAGGWGGAEPSHEEPQSPAGPAVPTPRTSPESGSGGRASVPPAEAGGAGSVSASASVPLASRVMPPTDQALRPGGTSAPQPRVYGRPARPKPEEAPGPDAPDGGYPEQGGQPRFDEPDRPQNGFTEAPPVPSSPAGPPPFPPGVPSFVDPPGNNRPVNGVHPHNDERPAEPFGGPGRPGDPFGGPGDPFAGQGGPRDPFANDGGPRDSFANEGGSRDSFAGQGGPRAPFGTPGGPGDQFDGPNGPGDPFRGPGAPGDPFGGPGGPGDPFGTPGGGRASVNGGPGQGGFPGGFPPPSQTAPPAWQQQGPGGGESDQGRFDAFKPEAEPKTEAPAPKVRNGRVLALVLIAAVLILTVPLGLLALLGKLGGDDKPAAFEVGSCVKQSGQTVVAVDCGQAGAFTVVSKVDANEKCPDPAQPTVELKGDVPNKLLCLKPAATK; encoded by the coding sequence ATGACGTCCGAGGCCCCGCACCGCCCTGGCCAGGAGCCGGGCGAGGTGTCGCCGGGCGCAGGTGGACCGGCGCCGTACGGCGACCGCCCCGCGCACCAGGACAACGGGTATCCCGCCGCCCCCGACCTCGGCTGGGCCCCGCCCCCGCCGACCGGCCGCGCGACCCCGCCCGCCCCCGCCTGGGGACCGGACGAGCAGTCCGGCGCACCCGCCTGGGGCCAGCAGGCCGACCAGCCGGCGACCGCCACCTGGGGTGCCGCACCGGCGCCGTCGCAGGGTGAGCCCGGTGGCTGGAACCCGCCCGCGAACCCGCCTCGTCCCACCTGGACGGGGCGGGAGCAGAGCGGCCCCGCCTGGGCCGACGCCCCGCAGGGCGACCAGTCGCCGCCCGCCTGGTCGACCCCGCACGAGCAGCCCGGTGCCGCCTGGGCCGGCGCACCCGCCGAGCAGCCCGGTGCCGCCTGGGCCGGCGCGGCCGGTGGGCCGGGCGAGCAGTTCCGACCCGACCGGGCGCAGGCCGGCGAGACCGGAGCCCGGGGTGCGGCGCAGGTGCCCGCCCCGGCACCGCAGCAGCAGGACGAGCCGGCCCGTGGCTGGAACGGCGCATCCCAGCAGGACGAACCCGCCCGCTCCGGCGGTTGGCAGCCGACCGCCGAGGGGCAGGACGACCACTCCGGCGGCTGGCCCGTCGGCGCCGCCGCCCAGCCGCAGGACGGCCCCGCCCGACCGGTCGCCTGGCCGGTCGGCGGCGACCAGCCCGACTGGCCGCAGCAGGGTGGGCAGGGCTGGGCCCAGGCCGGCGAGCCCGCCGCCCGCGGAGCCGCGCAGGTGCCCGCCCCCGCGGTGCAGCCGCACGAGGCGTGGGCGACGCCCACCCCGCAGCAGCAGGAGGACCCGGCCCGCTCCGGCGGCTGGGCCGCCGGCACGCCGGCCCGGCAGGACGACGGCGACCGCGCCTGGAACCCCGGCGCCGGTCACGAACAGGACGAATCCGTCCGCTCCGGCGGCTGGGAGGCCGCTGCCGCGACCCCGCGCGACGACGACCCGGACCGCTCCGGCGGGTGGGCCGCCGGTCGGGCCGCCGCCCGGGTGGAGCAGCAGCCGTCCTGGGGTGCCCCGGAGAACTCCCCGCCCGCACAGGGCTGGAACGACGCGCCGCAGCAGCAGGAACGCCCCACCCCGGACTGGGCCGACCAGGACGAGCCGGCGCAGTCCGGTGGCTGGGCGGCGGCCGCCGTACCGGCGCGGGAGGAGCGGCCGGAGGCCGACGGCTGGACGCCGCCGGGCAACGCCCGGGCCAGCGCCTCCGTGCCGGCCGGTGACGCACCGCCGGCCTGGGCCCCCGCCCCGGACGCCGAGGCGCCCCAGTGGAACCGCCCCGAGCGGCCGGCCGTCCCCGAGGGCGAACCGTGGTCGCCGGAGGAGGTGTGGGGCCGGGCCGCCGAGGCCGAACCCGCACCGGCCGAAGCCACCGGCTGGGACCAGGGCCGCGCCGAGGAACCCGCCCCCTACCAGCCGACCCTCGGTCCGGGCATCTCGCCGGCCAACGCGGTGCCACTGCCGCGCCAGGAGCAGCGGGTGCCGGGTGCCAGCCTGGCCGCCGCGCCGCCGGCCGACTACGCCCCGCCGGCCCAGTTCGGCCCGGCGGAGCACGGCGGTGCGCCGCAGGCGTACGAGCCGCAGCAGGCGGGCGGCTGGGGCGGGGCCGAGCCGTCGCACGAGGAGCCGCAGTCGCCGGCCGGTCCGGCGGTGCCCACCCCGCGTACCTCCCCCGAGTCGGGGTCCGGCGGCCGGGCGTCCGTACCCCCGGCGGAGGCCGGCGGGGCGGGCAGCGTCTCCGCGAGCGCGTCCGTGCCGCTGGCCAGCCGGGTGATGCCCCCCACCGACCAGGCCCTGCGGCCCGGCGGCACGTCGGCCCCGCAGCCCCGGGTGTACGGCCGACCGGCCCGCCCGAAGCCCGAGGAGGCCCCCGGGCCGGACGCCCCGGACGGCGGCTACCCGGAGCAGGGTGGACAGCCCCGCTTCGACGAGCCCGACCGGCCGCAGAACGGCTTCACCGAGGCACCGCCGGTGCCGTCCTCGCCCGCCGGCCCGCCGCCGTTCCCGCCCGGCGTGCCGTCGTTCGTGGACCCGCCCGGCAACAACCGCCCGGTCAACGGGGTGCACCCGCACAACGACGAACGTCCCGCCGAGCCGTTCGGCGGCCCCGGCCGCCCGGGCGACCCGTTCGGCGGACCCGGTGACCCCTTCGCCGGCCAGGGCGGTCCCCGTGACCCGTTCGCCAACGACGGCGGTCCCCGTGACTCCTTCGCCAACGAGGGCGGTTCCCGTGACTCCTTCGCCGGCCAGGGCGGTCCGCGTGCTCCGTTCGGCACGCCGGGCGGGCCCGGGGACCAGTTCGACGGTCCGAACGGTCCCGGTGACCCGTTCCGCGGGCCCGGTGCTCCCGGCGACCCGTTCGGTGGGCCGGGTGGTCCCGGCGACCCCTTCGGTACGCCGGGTGGGGGCCGCGCGTCGGTGAACGGCGGGCCGGGGCAGGGTGGCTTCCCCGGCGGCTTCCCGCCGCCCTCCCAGACCGCCCCGCCGGCCTGGCAGCAGCAGGGCCCCGGCGGCGGCGAGTCGGACCAGGGCCGCTTCGACGCGTTCAAGCCCGAGGCCGAGCCGAAGACCGAGGCGCCCGCGCCGAAGGTGCGCAACGGACGGGTGCTGGCCCTGGTGCTGATCGCGGCGGTGCTCATCCTGACCGTCCCGCTGGGCCTGCTCGCCCTGCTGGGCAAGCTCGGCGGCGACGACAAGCCGGCCGCGTTCGAGGTGGGCTCCTGCGTCAAGCAGTCCGGCCAGACCGTGGTCGCCGTCGACTGCGGTCAGGCGGGCGCCTTCACCGTCGTGTCGAAGGTGGACGCCAACGAGAAGTGCCCCGACCCGGCGCAGCCGACCGTCGAGCTCAAGGGCGACGTACCGAACAAGTTGCTCTGCCTGAAGCCGGCCGCCACCAAGTAA
- a CDS encoding NHL domain-containing thioredoxin family protein: protein MSARVRAPELRGRGWLNTGGKDLKLTDLRGRIVLLDFWTFCCINCLHVLDELRPLEEKYGDVLVVIGVHSPKFEHEKDPDALAAAVERYGVHHPVLDDPELDMWQQYAAKAWPTLSVVDPEGYVVATMAGEGHAEGLSRLVDDLIATHDAKGTLHRGDGPYVPPAEPETTLRFPGKAVVLDGGNLLVSDSARHSLVELAPDGEKLLRRIGSGARGHADGPAETATFSEPQGLCLLPAHAAEVAGYDLVVADTVNHLLRGVKLATGEVVTVAGTGRQWRSTVDDHAHDARAADLSSPWDVAWYDDRVVVAMAGIHQLWWFDPIKRTTGMYAGTTVEALRDGPLPDVWMAQPSGLSVSADGTRLWIADSETSAVRYVEDGVLHTSVGQGLFDFGHVDGPADRALLQHPLGVCALPDGSVLIADTYNGAVRRFDPETDQVATVADGLAEPSDLVLTADGEVLVVESAAHRLTRLAPGALTAAGANTVDGPRHRLERKPTDVAAGELTLDVIFTPAPGQKLDDTYGPSTRLVVSASPPELLLEGAGTTTDLSRRLVVDGTVAGGVLQVTAQAATCDADVEHAACHLTRQDWGVPVRVVDGGTTRLPLILRGLDT from the coding sequence ATGAGTGCACGAGTACGCGCCCCCGAGCTGCGCGGTCGGGGCTGGCTGAACACCGGCGGCAAGGACCTGAAGCTGACCGACCTGCGGGGCCGCATCGTCCTGCTGGACTTCTGGACCTTCTGCTGCATCAACTGCCTGCACGTGCTCGACGAGCTGCGCCCGCTGGAGGAGAAGTACGGCGACGTGCTGGTCGTCATCGGCGTGCACTCGCCCAAGTTCGAGCACGAGAAGGACCCGGACGCGCTCGCCGCGGCCGTCGAGCGGTACGGCGTGCACCACCCCGTCCTCGACGACCCCGAGCTGGACATGTGGCAGCAGTACGCGGCGAAGGCCTGGCCGACCCTCTCCGTCGTCGACCCCGAGGGTTACGTGGTCGCCACCATGGCCGGCGAGGGGCACGCCGAGGGGCTGTCCCGGCTGGTCGACGACCTGATCGCCACCCATGACGCGAAGGGCACTCTGCACCGCGGCGACGGCCCGTACGTCCCGCCGGCCGAGCCCGAGACCACCCTGCGTTTCCCCGGCAAGGCGGTGGTGCTCGACGGCGGCAACCTGCTGGTCTCCGACTCGGCCCGGCACTCCCTGGTCGAGCTGGCCCCGGACGGCGAGAAGCTGCTCCGCCGGATCGGCTCCGGTGCCCGAGGCCACGCCGACGGCCCGGCCGAGACCGCCACCTTCTCCGAGCCGCAGGGGCTCTGCCTGCTCCCGGCGCACGCCGCCGAGGTGGCCGGGTACGACCTGGTCGTCGCGGACACCGTCAACCACCTGCTGCGCGGGGTGAAGCTGGCCACCGGTGAGGTGGTCACCGTCGCCGGCACCGGCCGGCAGTGGCGCTCGACGGTCGACGACCACGCCCACGACGCCCGGGCCGCCGACCTCTCCTCCCCCTGGGACGTCGCCTGGTACGACGACCGGGTCGTCGTGGCGATGGCCGGCATCCACCAGCTCTGGTGGTTCGACCCGATCAAGCGGACCACCGGCATGTACGCCGGCACCACCGTCGAGGCGCTGCGCGACGGCCCTCTGCCGGACGTCTGGATGGCGCAGCCCTCCGGCCTCTCCGTCTCCGCCGACGGCACGCGGCTCTGGATCGCCGACAGCGAGACCAGCGCCGTCCGGTACGTCGAAGACGGCGTCCTGCACACCTCGGTCGGGCAGGGCCTCTTCGACTTCGGGCACGTGGACGGGCCGGCCGACCGGGCCCTGCTCCAGCACCCGCTGGGCGTGTGCGCGCTGCCCGACGGCTCGGTGCTGATCGCCGACACGTACAACGGCGCGGTACGCCGCTTCGACCCGGAGACCGACCAGGTGGCCACGGTGGCGGACGGCCTGGCCGAGCCGAGTGACCTGGTGCTGACCGCCGACGGCGAGGTGCTGGTGGTCGAGTCGGCAGCGCACCGGCTGACCCGGCTCGCCCCGGGCGCGCTGACCGCCGCCGGGGCGAACACGGTGGACGGCCCCCGGCACCGGCTGGAGCGCAAGCCGACCGACGTGGCGGCGGGTGAGCTGACCCTGGACGTGATCTTCACCCCGGCGCCCGGCCAGAAGCTGGACGACACGTACGGCCCGTCGACCCGGCTGGTGGTCTCGGCGTCCCCGCCGGAGCTGCTGCTGGAGGGGGCGGGGACCACCACGGACCTGTCCCGCCGGCTGGTGGTCGACGGCACGGTGGCCGGGGGCGTGCTCCAGGTGACCGCCCAGGCCGCCACCTGCGACGCGGACGTCGAGCACGCCGCCTGCCACCTCACCCGGCAGGACTGGGGCGTCCCCGTCCGCGTGGTCGACGGCGGCACCACCCGCCTCCCCCTCATCCTCCGCGGCCTCGACACCTGA
- a CDS encoding LamB/YcsF family protein, with product MDLNADLGEGFGIWRLGDDEALLGLITSANVACGFHGGDPATMHRVCEGAARRGVAVGAQVGYRDLAGFGRRAIAYDFAELRDETIYQLGALDAFCRLFRTRVRYLKPHGALYHAVSCDEAQAAALVAAVSGYDYELPLLCPPGSVLAQLAVGAGLRVVAEGFADRNYRPNGSLVPRSAANALVTGPEQVAERAVRMATEGTVVAVDGSVVPCQVESICLHGDTPGAVRSAELVRAALIAANVPLTPFA from the coding sequence ATGGACCTCAACGCTGACCTCGGCGAGGGATTCGGCATCTGGCGGCTCGGCGACGACGAGGCGCTGCTGGGCCTCATCACCTCCGCCAACGTGGCCTGCGGCTTCCACGGCGGCGACCCGGCCACCATGCACCGGGTCTGCGAGGGCGCCGCGCGGCGCGGCGTCGCGGTCGGGGCCCAGGTCGGCTACCGCGACCTCGCCGGCTTCGGCCGCCGGGCCATCGCGTACGACTTCGCCGAGCTGCGCGACGAGACGATCTACCAGCTCGGCGCGCTCGACGCGTTCTGCCGACTGTTCCGCACCCGGGTCCGCTACCTCAAGCCGCACGGGGCGCTCTATCACGCGGTGTCCTGCGACGAGGCCCAGGCCGCCGCGCTGGTCGCCGCCGTCAGCGGATACGACTACGAGCTGCCGCTGCTCTGCCCGCCCGGCTCGGTGCTGGCCCAGCTCGCCGTCGGCGCTGGACTCCGGGTCGTCGCCGAGGGCTTCGCCGACCGCAACTACCGGCCCAACGGCTCGCTGGTGCCGCGCAGTGCCGCGAACGCCCTGGTCACCGGCCCGGAGCAGGTGGCTGAGCGGGCCGTCCGGATGGCCACCGAGGGCACCGTCGTCGCGGTCGACGGCAGCGTCGTCCCCTGCCAGGTCGAGTCCATCTGCCTGCACGGCGACACCCCCGGCGCGGTCCGTTCCGCCGAACTCGTCCGCGCCGCCCTGATCGCCGCCAACGTCCCCCTAACCCCCTTCGCCTGA
- a CDS encoding 5-oxoprolinase subunit C family protein gives MIEVLRAGALTTVQDQGRPGYAHLGVPRSGALDPAALRLANRLVGNPETAAGLEITLTGCALRFTRAVAVALTGAPADLRIRYAPDAGAERAADVGRVLALPAGAVLRVGPARAGVRTWLAVSGGIAVPPVLGSRSTDTLAGLGPAPLRDGDRLPLDPAHGPPAPVDEVVLPAVPAELRLTLHPGPRNDWFTPAALDLLLRSAYTVSPVSNRVGARLTGAALPRAVAGELPSEGLVLGAVQVPADGQPLVFLADHPTTGGYPVIGVVPDVTGLAQARPGTTVRFHGPQR, from the coding sequence ATGATCGAGGTGCTCCGGGCCGGTGCCCTCACCACCGTGCAGGACCAGGGCCGCCCCGGGTACGCCCACCTCGGCGTGCCCCGCTCCGGCGCGCTCGACCCGGCGGCGCTGCGGCTGGCCAACCGACTCGTCGGCAACCCGGAGACCGCCGCCGGCCTGGAGATCACCCTGACCGGCTGCGCGCTGCGGTTCACCCGGGCCGTCGCCGTCGCCCTCACCGGCGCACCCGCCGACCTCCGCATCCGGTACGCGCCCGACGCGGGCGCGGAGCGCGCGGCCGACGTGGGACGGGTCCTCGCGCTCCCCGCCGGGGCGGTGCTACGGGTCGGCCCGGCCCGCGCCGGGGTGCGTACCTGGCTGGCCGTCTCCGGGGGGATCGCCGTGCCGCCGGTGCTGGGCAGCCGGTCCACCGACACCCTCGCCGGCCTCGGTCCGGCCCCGCTGCGCGACGGCGACCGGCTGCCGCTCGACCCGGCGCACGGGCCACCCGCGCCCGTCGACGAGGTGGTGCTGCCGGCCGTCCCCGCCGAACTCCGGCTCACCCTGCACCCCGGCCCCCGGAACGACTGGTTCACCCCCGCCGCGCTGGACCTGCTGCTGCGCAGCGCGTACACGGTCAGTCCGGTGAGCAACCGGGTCGGCGCGCGGCTGACCGGCGCGGCCCTGCCCCGCGCGGTGGCCGGGGAACTGCCGAGCGAAGGACTGGTGCTCGGCGCGGTGCAGGTGCCGGCCGACGGACAGCCGCTGGTCTTCCTCGCCGACCACCCCACCACCGGCGGATACCCCGTCATCGGGGTGGTGCCCGACGTGACCGGGCTCGCGCAGGCCCGCCCAGGGACTACGGTCAGGTTCCATGGACCTCAACGCTGA
- a CDS encoding 5-oxoprolinase subunit B family protein yields MRIRPVGAHALLLDCDDPDQVQAWRAELWRRRDAGDLKAVEIVPAATTVLLDGVADPAAVAALIAGWTPRPSTTTAAADQVGVPTVYDGDDLPLVADHWGVEVPEVVRRLRQTEFRVAFCGFAPGFAYLTGLPAGLAVPRLATPRPRVPAGSVALAGPYAGIYPTASPGGWLLVGRTDLVLFDVHADPPARLTPGTRVRLVDPT; encoded by the coding sequence ATGCGGATCCGACCCGTCGGCGCGCACGCCCTGCTGCTCGACTGCGACGACCCCGACCAGGTGCAGGCCTGGCGGGCCGAGCTGTGGCGCCGCCGCGACGCGGGCGACCTGAAGGCTGTCGAGATCGTCCCGGCCGCCACCACGGTCCTGCTCGACGGCGTGGCCGACCCGGCGGCGGTCGCCGCGCTGATCGCCGGCTGGACGCCCCGCCCCTCCACCACCACGGCCGCCGCCGACCAGGTCGGGGTCCCCACGGTGTACGACGGGGACGACCTGCCCCTCGTCGCCGACCACTGGGGCGTCGAGGTGCCCGAGGTGGTGCGGCGGCTGCGACAGACCGAGTTCCGGGTGGCGTTCTGCGGGTTCGCGCCCGGCTTCGCGTACCTGACCGGACTGCCGGCCGGGCTGGCCGTGCCCCGGCTGGCCACCCCCCGCCCCCGGGTGCCGGCGGGGTCGGTGGCGCTCGCCGGGCCGTACGCCGGGATCTATCCCACCGCGTCCCCCGGCGGCTGGCTGCTGGTCGGCCGGACCGACCTGGTCCTCTTCGACGTGCACGCGGACCCGCCGGCGCGGCTCACCCCCGGCACCCGGGTCCGCCTGGTCGACCCGACATGA
- the trhA gene encoding PAQR family membrane homeostasis protein TrhA, which translates to MTTSAPLRLKPVDIGKPRMRGWLHTYAFFVAVVCGIVLCSIAASRPGWAPLVSCLVYSLTVCGLFGTSALYHRRVWSERGYQIMRRMDHSMIFVFIAGTYTPFCALLLDTRHATIMLSLVWGGALAGVAVKLIWPHAPRWVSAPLYLALGWVAVTMLPQILHEGGVTALVLLSVGGVIYSVGAVFYALRRPNPWPTVFGHHEFFHACTLLAAICHHIAIYFALFS; encoded by the coding sequence GTGACCACCTCCGCACCGCTTCGGCTCAAGCCGGTCGACATCGGTAAACCCCGGATGCGCGGCTGGCTGCACACGTACGCGTTCTTCGTCGCGGTCGTCTGCGGCATCGTCCTCTGCTCGATCGCGGCCAGCCGGCCCGGCTGGGCGCCCCTGGTCAGCTGCCTCGTCTACAGCCTGACCGTCTGCGGGCTCTTCGGCACCAGCGCCCTCTATCACCGGCGGGTCTGGTCCGAGCGCGGCTACCAGATCATGCGCCGGATGGACCATTCGATGATCTTCGTGTTCATCGCCGGCACGTACACCCCGTTCTGCGCCCTGCTGTTGGACACCCGGCACGCCACCATCATGCTCAGCCTGGTCTGGGGTGGGGCGCTGGCCGGGGTGGCGGTGAAGCTGATCTGGCCGCACGCGCCGCGCTGGGTCTCCGCGCCGCTCTATCTCGCGCTCGGCTGGGTCGCCGTGACCATGCTGCCGCAGATCCTGCACGAGGGCGGGGTCACCGCGCTGGTGCTGCTGAGCGTCGGCGGCGTGATCTACAGCGTGGGCGCGGTCTTCTACGCCCTGCGCCGGCCCAACCCGTGGCCCACCGTCTTCGGGCACCACGAGTTCTTCCACGCCTGCACCCTGCTGGCCGCGATCTGCCACCACATCGCGATCTACTTCGCGCTCTTCTCCTGA
- a CDS encoding DUF6458 family protein → MGIGASIFLIALGAIFAFAVNADLGWLDLNVVGWVLMLVGLVGLGTTLYFWNTRRRTVVAAPVRQRVVTEPVVPVQDDRVVREEYREVRRPGYPA, encoded by the coding sequence ATGGGCATCGGTGCCAGCATCTTCCTGATCGCACTGGGCGCGATCTTCGCGTTCGCCGTCAACGCCGACCTGGGATGGCTCGACCTGAACGTCGTCGGCTGGGTGCTGATGCTGGTCGGCCTCGTCGGTCTGGGCACGACCCTCTACTTCTGGAACACCCGTCGTCGTACGGTGGTCGCCGCGCCGGTGCGGCAGCGGGTCGTCACCGAGCCGGTCGTGCCGGTGCAGGACGACCGGGTCGTGCGCGAGGAGTACCGCGAGGTGCGCCGCCCGGGTTACCCGGCCTGA
- a CDS encoding SixA phosphatase family protein codes for MTDGRNQERTLVLLRHAKAEQSPGTPDVERRLTARGHADAAAAGAWLARHGLLPDVVLCSAARRTRQTWHGVALGMTGSPPEGGPTGSSPVVRYEQAAYEASPEELLELVRSVAPTAGTVLLVAHNPGISLLSALLDPERADQDGLRTTDLVVHRPSTAWPDLVSAPLTTRHTARG; via the coding sequence ATGACGGACGGCAGGAACCAGGAGCGCACTCTGGTGCTGCTCCGGCACGCCAAGGCCGAACAGTCCCCGGGCACCCCGGATGTCGAGCGCCGGCTGACGGCCCGGGGGCACGCCGACGCGGCCGCCGCCGGCGCCTGGCTGGCCCGGCACGGGCTCCTCCCCGACGTGGTGCTCTGCTCCGCCGCGCGGCGGACCCGGCAGACCTGGCACGGGGTGGCGCTGGGCATGACGGGATCCCCGCCGGAAGGGGGACCGACGGGGTCGTCACCGGTGGTGCGCTACGAGCAGGCCGCGTACGAGGCGAGCCCGGAGGAGCTGCTGGAGCTCGTCCGGTCGGTGGCGCCGACGGCCGGAACGGTGCTGCTGGTGGCCCACAACCCAGGCATCTCGCTGCTCTCCGCCCTGCTGGACCCGGAACGGGCCGACCAGGACGGCCTGCGCACCACCGACCTCGTGGTGCACCGGCCGTCCACCGCCTGGCCCGACCTCGTCAGCGCCCCCCTCACCACCCGCCACACCGCGCGCGGCTGA
- a CDS encoding DUF6458 family protein yields MGIGSGIFLIALGAIMTFAIRANVWWIDLRAVGWVFILAGLAVLLTTLWFWQDRRKRARTLIVEENRLSHPTAMMPPPPDPPPPTAPPS; encoded by the coding sequence ATGGGCATTGGTAGCGGCATCTTTCTCATCGCGCTCGGCGCGATCATGACCTTCGCCATCCGGGCCAACGTCTGGTGGATCGACCTGCGTGCGGTCGGCTGGGTGTTCATCCTGGCCGGGCTGGCCGTGCTGCTCACCACGCTGTGGTTCTGGCAGGACCGGCGCAAGCGGGCACGCACGCTGATCGTGGAGGAGAACCGACTCTCCCACCCGACCGCGATGATGCCCCCGCCGCCCGACCCGCCGCCGCCCACGGCCCCGCCGTCCTGA
- a CDS encoding acyl-CoA dehydrogenase yields the protein MTHYKSNLRDLEFNLFEVFGADRTFGQEPYTDLDVDTARSFLSEVDRLAREDLAASYTDSDRNPPVFDPATHTAPLPESFKKSFQAFMDSEFWRLDLPEALGGTNAPRALWWSLAEMVLGANAPVWMYASGPSFAHVLHVEGTEEQKKWARLFIEKQWGSTMVLTEPDAGSDVGAGRTRAIQQPDGSWHIEGVKRFITSGEHDLSDNIIHYVLARPVGVEGVGGPGTKGLSLFVVPKYHFDETTGELGERNGVYATNVEHKMGLKVSNTCEVTFGEHGVPAKGWLLGEKHDGIRQMFMIIEYARMMVGTKAIATLSTGYLNALEYAKNRVQGADLIQQADKTAPRVTITHHPDVRRSLLLQKSYAEGLRALVCYTASWQDKVAIAEAAGDEKATKLAKRVNDLLLPLVKGVGSERAYELLGHESLQTFGGSGFLQDYPLEQYVRDAKIDTLYEGTTAIQSLDLIFRKIVRDNGKALMAVAGEIQEFIATEGGNGQLKEERQALGKALAEIQNILGVMTGWMGEAQAGDTRALYKVGLSSRRFLLAIGDLVVGWLLQKQADVALKALGGEVSTTDKAFYTGKVAAARFFAREVLPRIGADRRIIEGADLEIMDLPEEAF from the coding sequence ATGACCCACTACAAGAGCAACCTTCGGGACCTCGAGTTCAACCTGTTCGAGGTCTTCGGGGCGGACCGGACGTTCGGCCAGGAGCCGTACACGGACCTGGACGTCGACACCGCCCGCAGCTTCCTCTCCGAGGTCGACCGCCTGGCCCGCGAGGACCTGGCCGCCAGCTACACGGACAGCGACCGCAATCCGCCGGTCTTCGACCCGGCCACGCACACCGCGCCGCTGCCGGAGTCGTTCAAGAAGTCGTTCCAGGCGTTCATGGACTCCGAGTTCTGGCGGCTGGACCTCCCCGAGGCCCTGGGCGGCACCAATGCCCCGCGCGCCCTCTGGTGGTCGCTCGCCGAGATGGTGCTCGGCGCCAACGCCCCCGTCTGGATGTACGCCTCCGGCCCGTCCTTCGCGCACGTGCTGCACGTCGAGGGCACCGAGGAGCAGAAGAAGTGGGCCCGGCTCTTCATCGAGAAGCAGTGGGGCTCGACCATGGTGCTCACCGAGCCGGACGCCGGCTCGGACGTCGGCGCCGGCCGCACCCGCGCGATCCAGCAGCCCGACGGCTCCTGGCACATCGAGGGCGTGAAGCGCTTCATCACCTCCGGTGAGCACGACCTGAGCGACAACATCATCCACTACGTGCTGGCCCGTCCGGTCGGCGTCGAGGGCGTCGGCGGCCCGGGCACCAAGGGCCTCTCCCTCTTCGTGGTGCCGAAGTACCACTTCGACGAGACCACCGGCGAGTTGGGCGAGCGCAACGGCGTCTACGCCACCAACGTCGAGCACAAGATGGGCCTGAAGGTCTCCAACACCTGCGAGGTGACCTTCGGCGAGCACGGCGTACCGGCCAAGGGCTGGCTGCTGGGCGAGAAGCACGACGGCATCCGGCAGATGTTCATGATCATCGAGTACGCCCGGATGATGGTCGGCACCAAGGCGATCGCCACCCTCTCCACCGGCTACCTGAACGCCCTGGAGTACGCCAAGAACCGGGTCCAGGGCGCCGACCTGATCCAGCAGGCCGACAAGACCGCCCCGCGGGTGACCATCACCCACCACCCGGACGTGCGTCGCTCGCTGCTGCTCCAGAAGTCGTACGCCGAGGGCCTGCGCGCCCTGGTCTGCTACACCGCCTCCTGGCAGGACAAGGTCGCCATCGCCGAGGCGGCCGGCGACGAGAAGGCCACCAAGCTGGCCAAGCGGGTCAACGACCTGCTTCTCCCGCTGGTGAAGGGCGTCGGCTCGGAGCGGGCGTACGAGCTGCTCGGGCACGAGTCGCTGCAGACCTTCGGTGGCTCCGGCTTCCTCCAGGACTACCCCCTGGAGCAGTACGTCCGGGACGCCAAGATCGACACCCTGTACGAGGGCACCACGGCCATCCAGAGCCTCGACCTGATCTTCCGGAAGATCGTCCGGGACAACGGCAAGGCCCTGATGGCGGTCGCCGGCGAGATCCAGGAGTTCATCGCCACCGAGGGCGGCAACGGCCAGCTCAAGGAGGAGCGGCAGGCGCTCGGCAAGGCGCTCGCCGAGATCCAGAACATCCTCGGCGTGATGACCGGCTGGATGGGCGAGGCCCAGGCGGGCGACACCCGGGCCCTCTACAAGGTCGGCCTGAGCAGCCGCCGGTTCCTGCTGGCCATCGGCGACCTGGTGGTCGGCTGGCTGCTCCAGAAGCAGGCCGACGTGGCGCTGAAGGCGCTGGGCGGCGAGGTCTCCACCACCGACAAGGCGTTCTACACCGGCAAGGTGGCCGCCGCCCGGTTCTTCGCCCGCGAGGTGCTGCCCCGCATCGGCGCCGACCGGCGGATCATCGAGGGCGCCGACCTGGAGATCATGGACCTCCCGGAGGAGGCCTTCTGA